Proteins encoded in a region of the Bradyrhizobium sp. CB3481 genome:
- a CDS encoding dihydrodipicolinate synthase family protein codes for MADFHGVFPYLVSPIDVSGQIRTDVLGRLCDDLIKAGVHGLTPLGSTGEFAYLNQAQRTDVVQTAIEAANGRVPVIAGVASTSTADAVAQAREYQKRGADGILAIMEAYFPVADAQVEAYFRAIADAVDIPVVIYTNPQFQRSDLTLDVIARLAAHPRIGYIKDASTNTGRLLSIMNRCGDSIKVFSASAHIPAAVMLIGGLGWMAGPACIIPRQSVELYNLCNAKRWDEAMVLQRRLWRINEAFARFNLAACIKAGLDIQGYAVGDPVPPQAPLTEEQRKVVEAALRDLA; via the coding sequence ATGGCTGATTTTCACGGCGTCTTTCCCTATCTGGTCTCGCCGATCGATGTGTCAGGGCAGATCCGTACCGACGTTCTCGGCCGGCTCTGCGACGATCTGATCAAGGCTGGTGTGCATGGACTGACGCCGCTGGGGTCCACCGGCGAGTTTGCCTATTTGAACCAGGCGCAGCGGACAGACGTGGTGCAGACCGCGATCGAGGCGGCGAACGGCCGCGTGCCGGTGATTGCCGGCGTGGCCTCGACGTCGACGGCGGATGCGGTGGCGCAGGCGAGGGAGTATCAAAAGCGCGGCGCCGACGGCATTCTCGCGATCATGGAAGCTTACTTTCCGGTTGCCGACGCGCAGGTCGAAGCCTATTTCCGCGCCATTGCCGATGCCGTCGACATTCCTGTGGTGATCTACACCAACCCGCAATTCCAGCGGTCCGATCTGACGCTCGATGTGATCGCCCGTCTCGCGGCCCATCCGCGCATCGGCTACATCAAGGATGCCTCGACCAATACCGGGCGGCTGCTGTCGATCATGAACCGTTGCGGCGATAGCATCAAAGTCTTCTCGGCATCAGCCCATATTCCGGCGGCGGTGATGCTGATCGGCGGGCTGGGCTGGATGGCAGGTCCCGCCTGCATCATCCCGCGGCAGAGCGTTGAACTCTATAATCTCTGCAACGCCAAGCGTTGGGACGAGGCGATGGTGCTGCAGCGCAGGCTGTGGCGCATCAACGAGGCTTTTGCGCGTTTCAATCTGGCCGCCTGCATCAAGGCCGGGCTCGACATCCAGGGCTATGCCGTCGGCGACCCCGTGCCGCCGCAGGCGCCGCTGACGGAAGAGCAGCGCAAGGTCGTCGAGGCGGCGTTGCGCGATCTGGCCTAG
- a CDS encoding M1 family metallopeptidase, which produces MKLKQAAVLTRYFGAMLALMIAVSGSVHAEPVFSFDATPGKLPKTVVPFHYAIELRPDAEKLELGGVEVIDIEVREPTARLTLNAVSTTFASVTVDDGAERADIALDATAETATFTFAQPLATGAHRLRIAFTARINKFDRGFFFVDYPTDNGAKRLLTSKLEPADARRIFPCWDEPAFKASFALTVIVPRHLLAVANMPVTREEMLEPNLKRVAFASTPKMSTYLFVLTVGELERITAEAEGVTVGVVATTGKAAKGRFALDSAVQLLAWFNDYFGIKYPLPKLDLIAVPGGFGGAMENWGGITFFESRLLFDPATNPDSARRGIFSILAHEMAHQWFGDLVTMAWWDNLWLNEGFATWMATKAAEQFHPQWQSWLNGYGQKQFAMSLDARRTTHPIQQRVANESEAMVAFDAITYNKGQALIRMLENYLGEAVFRDGIRAYMAAHAYGNTTTADLWQVLERAGHKPVTEIAASFTEQDGVPLISAETVCQGGAQRMTLRQDRFAIAPARTGPALPPRNWQVPVAIGPLGATPTADVILLRGSAEAAAGSCGEAIKANLGDIGYYRVEYGPVNLTALTKALPQMSATDRVNFLADSWAMVQAGRAEPPSYLALVEQIGADDRRPVWDQVIGVFSSLNRLSRERAERPALQRYARAKLRPVLDRLGWNGSGSGDDDDTLLRSSLIWTLGDLGDEDVIAEAKRRFAGFLGDPQSLPNALRDAVTHVAGVTADRATYDALLALARKSTVTSERTRYYLAAASTREPALARATLALTLTDEVPGTIVTGLINSVGFSGEQPGLAWEFLQKNYDALFVKLGPQFRDQFVASFMTNFSDERRAAELAGFTPAQATSGGRVTAGRAQETIAISADLKARALPAIEAWIKERK; this is translated from the coding sequence GTGAAACTTAAGCAGGCGGCAGTCTTGACGCGCTATTTCGGCGCAATGCTCGCATTGATGATTGCCGTCTCGGGCTCTGTTCACGCCGAACCCGTCTTCTCGTTTGACGCGACGCCGGGCAAGCTGCCGAAGACGGTCGTTCCGTTCCACTACGCGATCGAGCTGCGGCCTGATGCCGAGAAGCTGGAGCTTGGCGGCGTCGAAGTGATCGATATCGAGGTGCGCGAACCTACCGCGCGCCTGACGCTCAACGCGGTGAGCACAACGTTTGCGTCCGTAACGGTTGACGACGGCGCCGAGCGCGCCGACATCGCGCTCGATGCCACCGCCGAGACGGCAACATTCACCTTCGCGCAGCCGTTAGCTACGGGCGCGCATCGGCTGCGCATCGCGTTCACGGCGCGGATCAACAAGTTCGACCGCGGATTCTTTTTCGTCGATTACCCGACCGACAACGGCGCCAAGCGGCTGTTGACCAGCAAGCTCGAGCCCGCCGATGCGCGGCGGATATTTCCTTGCTGGGACGAGCCCGCCTTCAAGGCGAGCTTTGCGCTGACGGTCATCGTGCCGCGTCATCTGCTCGCCGTGGCCAACATGCCGGTGACGCGGGAGGAAATGCTCGAGCCGAACCTGAAGCGCGTTGCTTTCGCGTCCACACCGAAAATGTCGACCTATCTGTTCGTCCTGACGGTGGGCGAACTGGAGCGCATCACCGCGGAAGCGGAAGGCGTGACGGTCGGCGTCGTCGCCACCACCGGCAAGGCCGCGAAGGGACGGTTCGCGCTCGACAGCGCGGTGCAGCTGCTGGCCTGGTTCAATGATTATTTTGGCATCAAATATCCGCTCCCCAAGCTCGACCTGATCGCAGTGCCCGGCGGCTTCGGCGGCGCGATGGAGAACTGGGGCGGCATCACCTTCTTCGAAAGCCGGCTGCTGTTCGATCCCGCGACCAATCCGGACAGCGCGCGGCGCGGCATCTTTTCTATCCTCGCCCATGAGATGGCGCATCAATGGTTCGGCGATCTCGTCACCATGGCCTGGTGGGACAATCTCTGGCTCAATGAGGGCTTTGCAACCTGGATGGCGACCAAGGCCGCTGAGCAATTTCATCCGCAGTGGCAGAGCTGGCTGAACGGCTATGGCCAGAAGCAGTTCGCCATGTCACTCGACGCAAGGCGTACCACGCATCCGATCCAGCAACGGGTCGCCAATGAGAGCGAGGCGATGGTCGCGTTCGACGCCATCACCTACAACAAGGGACAGGCGCTGATCCGGATGCTGGAGAACTATCTCGGCGAAGCCGTGTTCCGCGACGGCATTCGCGCCTATATGGCTGCGCATGCCTATGGCAACACCACCACGGCCGATCTCTGGCAGGTGCTGGAGCGCGCGGGCCACAAGCCGGTGACCGAAATCGCCGCATCCTTTACCGAGCAGGATGGCGTGCCGCTGATTTCAGCCGAAACAGTTTGCCAAGGCGGTGCGCAGCGCATGACGCTGCGGCAGGATCGTTTTGCGATCGCGCCCGCACGGACGGGTCCAGCCTTGCCGCCGCGCAACTGGCAGGTGCCGGTTGCGATCGGGCCGCTGGGCGCGACACCAACTGCCGATGTCATATTGCTTCGCGGCTCGGCGGAAGCGGCGGCCGGATCCTGCGGCGAGGCGATCAAGGCTAACCTTGGCGATATCGGCTATTACCGCGTCGAGTATGGGCCGGTTAACCTGACAGCATTGACAAAGGCCCTGCCGCAGATGTCAGCCACAGACCGGGTCAATTTCCTCGCCGATAGCTGGGCGATGGTGCAGGCCGGCCGTGCCGAGCCGCCATCCTATCTCGCCTTGGTCGAACAGATCGGTGCGGATGACCGCCGTCCGGTATGGGATCAGGTCATCGGTGTGTTCTCTTCGCTCAACCGCCTGTCGCGCGAGCGCGCCGAGCGTCCGGCGCTGCAGCGCTATGCCCGCGCCAAATTGCGCCCGGTGCTCGATCGGCTCGGCTGGAACGGTAGCGGCTCCGGTGATGATGACGATACGCTGCTGCGCAGCAGCCTGATCTGGACGCTCGGCGATCTCGGCGACGAAGACGTCATCGCGGAGGCAAAGCGGCGGTTCGCCGGCTTCCTCGGCGATCCGCAATCCTTGCCCAACGCGTTGCGCGATGCCGTCACGCACGTTGCGGGCGTCACGGCGGATCGTGCGACGTATGACGCGCTGCTGGCGCTCGCGCGCAAGAGCACCGTGACCAGCGAACGTACGCGTTATTACCTCGCCGCCGCCAGCACGCGCGAACCGGCGCTGGCCCGCGCCACGCTGGCGTTGACGCTGACCGATGAAGTGCCGGGCACCATCGTTACTGGCCTGATCAATTCGGTCGGGTTCTCCGGTGAGCAGCCCGGTCTGGCCTGGGAGTTCCTGCAGAAAAATTATGATGCGCTGTTCGTAAAGCTGGGACCGCAATTCCGCGACCAGTTCGTTGCGAGCTTCATGACCAACTTCAGCGACGAACGCCGTGCTGCCGAACTCGCCGGCTTCACGCCGGCTCAGGCGACCTCGGGCGGGCGGGTGACGGCTGGCCGCGCCCAAGAGACGATCGCGATCTCGGCCGATCTCAAGGCGCGCGCGCTGCCGGCGATCGAGGCCTGGATCAAGGAACGCAAATAG
- a CDS encoding peroxidase family protein → MRCPISAAATPGFRHFLGAPSPSQRFRAFGIDPLASPSDHAKLRGLMHRLSRRMDAAIKWPPHHVQSAEYWENPFIPSGYTYLLQFIAHDLVHSAIPLSVAGGLGRGTANARRMPLRLETLYGSGPVGSPHIYALDAPNDDRRTKLRLGRMRWKENEPASGCPFRDIARAQAENVTGIDRSIAGVRVALTEALVADPRNDDHAVMSQLTALFALLHNGLVDIIRRQEGHAVSNARFGAAYKRFLCARGALTAIYHNVIRNDLMQRVLHPAVHASYGRPAPHFIDRPDPAANGAIGDWEIPLEFSHGAFRFGHAMVRPEYQINDLSLHDLNNTLEKSSMNDPANMPLDETWMVQWSRFFEIGGSTPNFSRRIGPHLSDGLGNDQIFPAFDETERVGLLYRDLLGASLAGMWSVDALIAEIGGRQPQFIAMSRLLADRAYRVDQLRGWLRSGRAYGALTDEDIETLSNDPPLPFFILFEAMQQTGGLHLGLLGSIIVSEVIFGALASDPQSAPCRPLADQLDLVSREFYQANVLRDIPNISNMAQLVAFTTEIAELQQAVPAFL, encoded by the coding sequence GTGCGCTGCCCCATTTCTGCTGCAGCCACTCCCGGATTTCGTCATTTCCTCGGCGCACCATCTCCTTCGCAGCGCTTCCGCGCCTTCGGTATCGATCCGCTCGCTTCGCCGTCGGATCATGCCAAGCTGCGTGGATTGATGCACCGCCTGTCGCGGCGAATGGATGCCGCCATCAAGTGGCCGCCACACCATGTTCAGTCGGCGGAATATTGGGAAAATCCATTCATCCCCTCCGGCTACACCTATCTGCTGCAGTTCATCGCGCATGATCTGGTGCACTCGGCGATCCCGCTCTCGGTGGCGGGAGGGCTCGGCCGAGGAACGGCCAATGCGCGCCGCATGCCGCTTCGGCTGGAGACGCTGTATGGCAGCGGTCCGGTCGGATCGCCGCACATCTATGCGCTCGATGCGCCGAATGACGATCGCCGCACCAAGCTGCGGCTTGGCCGCATGCGCTGGAAAGAAAACGAGCCGGCATCCGGCTGCCCGTTCCGCGACATCGCCCGTGCCCAGGCAGAGAACGTGACGGGAATCGATCGCAGCATCGCCGGCGTTCGCGTGGCCCTCACCGAAGCCCTGGTCGCCGATCCGCGCAACGACGACCATGCCGTCATGTCACAGCTCACCGCGCTGTTTGCGCTGCTGCATAACGGGCTCGTCGACATCATCCGCCGCCAGGAAGGTCACGCGGTATCCAACGCCAGGTTCGGTGCCGCCTACAAGCGCTTCCTGTGCGCCCGCGGCGCGCTGACGGCCATCTATCACAACGTCATCCGCAACGACCTGATGCAGCGGGTGCTCCACCCGGCAGTTCACGCCAGCTATGGCAGGCCCGCCCCGCACTTCATCGACCGCCCCGATCCCGCCGCGAATGGGGCGATCGGCGATTGGGAAATTCCGCTCGAGTTCTCGCACGGCGCATTCCGTTTCGGTCACGCCATGGTGCGGCCGGAGTACCAGATCAACGACCTGTCCCTCCACGACCTCAACAACACGCTCGAAAAGAGCTCGATGAACGATCCGGCGAACATGCCGCTCGACGAGACCTGGATGGTGCAATGGTCGCGCTTTTTCGAGATCGGCGGGTCGACGCCAAATTTCAGCCGCCGCATCGGACCGCACCTCAGCGACGGGCTCGGCAATGACCAGATCTTTCCGGCGTTCGACGAAACCGAACGCGTCGGCCTGCTCTATCGCGACCTGCTCGGCGCAAGCCTTGCCGGCATGTGGTCGGTAGACGCCCTGATCGCCGAGATCGGCGGCAGGCAGCCGCAGTTCATCGCCATGTCGCGCCTACTTGCCGACCGCGCCTACCGTGTCGATCAGCTTCGTGGATGGCTGCGCTCGGGACGCGCCTATGGCGCACTGACCGACGAGGACATCGAAACCCTTTCGAACGATCCTCCGCTGCCGTTCTTCATCCTGTTCGAGGCGATGCAGCAGACGGGCGGCCTGCACCTCGGGCTGCTCGGTTCGATCATCGTATCGGAGGTGATATTCGGGGCGCTCGCGAGCGACCCGCAATCGGCTCCCTGCCGTCCCCTCGCCGATCAATTGGATCTCGTTTCCCGTGAATTCTATCAGGCAAACGTACTTCGAGACATTCCAAACATTTCGAACATGGCGCAGCTCGTGGCGTTCACCACTGAAATTGCCGAGTTGCAGCAAGCCGTGCCCGCATTTCTGTGA
- a CDS encoding BTAD domain-containing putative transcriptional regulator, producing MPASANAITADNAAAAPESAPRLSVSLVGRLGVRFNGRPIELRTRKAGAVLSYLALSETRQESRERLVGLLWSRSDEEKARASLRQVVRELRSMLEEAGYDGFVAERLMVGLDVGRIEVDIESVLQLAESGRVHPLLLNTPQLDGRLLEGMDDLDPSFRVWVLAKRQTIHERLMRDLDEGLTSASVPAEGKKKIAAAIVNLDPTHEYACRYLMRAHAEEGDTAGALRIYKSLWDLLDRDYAMEPSPATEELVANIKLGILERAPTDRGASAANDEFAIRMIRGTGLQPAAPLTPASTPPAKTRLVLRPFAMHGVDEDHSHLVQGFSQHLAACLVRFREWSVVDRPPAAVVLPASGTAPQYCIETTAYQAGPEINIVMVLRDDTTGIYIWSESFRLGLGNWFETQQRIIRRIATSLNVQLSTERLMRLAGEPDVSLDLHDRWLRGQNLMSKFDPESWRRAVAIFRDAIHDNPGFSPCYSSLVQMNNIEHLVHPGVFRDLDKAKATLELAKTAVQLDPVDSRAHLCCGWSYVMALREAEAAPHMELACELNDNDPWTLLSSAHYSAICGSIEDARVRAERSLALSPAPSYLEWAYHATIRFFCGDYRGTIEACDRAQGINKVLPAWRAAALFQLGERELALQEVQRFVNGLRSFWVGSSPPTDEAAARWVMQAHPISVKERWEALRQSLRGGGLPVDGIVH from the coding sequence ATGCCGGCCAGCGCGAACGCCATCACCGCAGACAACGCAGCAGCAGCGCCCGAAAGCGCGCCGCGCCTGTCGGTATCGCTGGTCGGGCGGCTTGGTGTGCGCTTCAACGGCCGGCCGATCGAGCTGCGCACCCGCAAGGCCGGCGCCGTGCTGAGCTATCTCGCGCTGTCGGAGACGAGACAGGAGAGCCGCGAACGGCTGGTCGGTTTGCTCTGGAGCCGTTCGGACGAGGAAAAGGCGCGTGCCTCGCTGCGTCAGGTGGTTCGCGAATTGCGGTCGATGCTCGAGGAGGCCGGCTATGACGGCTTCGTCGCGGAGCGGCTGATGGTCGGTCTCGACGTCGGCCGCATCGAAGTCGATATCGAAAGTGTGCTACAACTTGCCGAAAGCGGACGGGTTCACCCCTTGCTGCTCAACACGCCGCAACTCGACGGGCGGCTGCTCGAAGGAATGGACGATCTCGATCCGTCGTTTCGGGTCTGGGTGCTGGCCAAGCGTCAGACCATTCACGAACGGCTGATGCGAGATCTCGACGAAGGCCTGACCTCCGCCAGCGTGCCGGCCGAGGGCAAGAAGAAGATCGCGGCGGCGATCGTCAATCTCGATCCCACGCATGAATATGCCTGCCGCTATCTGATGCGGGCGCATGCGGAAGAGGGCGACACCGCCGGTGCGCTGCGCATCTACAAATCGCTGTGGGATCTTTTGGATCGCGATTACGCGATGGAGCCGTCACCGGCCACCGAAGAACTCGTCGCCAACATCAAGCTCGGGATTCTGGAACGCGCGCCGACCGACCGGGGCGCCTCGGCGGCGAACGATGAATTCGCGATCCGGATGATCAGGGGCACCGGCCTGCAGCCGGCGGCTCCGCTCACGCCGGCGTCCACTCCGCCGGCCAAGACGCGCCTGGTGCTGCGGCCCTTTGCGATGCACGGCGTCGATGAGGATCACAGCCATCTGGTGCAGGGATTCTCTCAGCATCTCGCCGCCTGTCTGGTGCGTTTCCGCGAATGGAGCGTCGTCGACCGTCCGCCGGCCGCCGTCGTGCTTCCCGCCTCGGGCACGGCGCCGCAATACTGCATCGAAACCACCGCCTATCAGGCGGGTCCCGAAATCAACATCGTGATGGTGCTGCGCGACGACACCACCGGGATCTATATCTGGAGCGAAAGCTTCCGCCTCGGTCTCGGCAACTGGTTTGAAACGCAGCAGCGCATCATCCGCCGGATCGCGACTTCATTGAATGTGCAGTTGTCGACCGAGCGACTGATGCGGCTCGCCGGCGAGCCCGATGTCTCGCTCGATCTGCACGACCGCTGGCTGCGCGGACAGAATCTGATGTCGAAATTCGATCCCGAGAGCTGGCGGCGAGCGGTCGCCATCTTCCGCGATGCGATCCACGACAATCCCGGGTTCTCGCCGTGCTACAGCAGCCTCGTGCAGATGAACAACATCGAGCATCTGGTGCATCCTGGCGTCTTTCGGGATCTCGACAAGGCAAAAGCTACGCTCGAATTGGCGAAGACCGCCGTTCAACTGGACCCGGTCGATTCCCGGGCGCACCTGTGCTGCGGCTGGTCCTATGTGATGGCGCTTCGCGAGGCTGAGGCCGCGCCGCATATGGAGCTGGCGTGTGAGCTCAATGACAATGATCCGTGGACGTTGCTGTCCAGCGCGCACTACTCGGCAATCTGCGGATCGATCGAGGACGCCCGCGTTCGCGCCGAGCGGTCGCTCGCGCTTTCACCCGCTCCCTCCTATCTGGAATGGGCATATCACGCCACCATACGCTTCTTCTGTGGCGACTATCGGGGGACTATCGAGGCGTGCGATCGCGCGCAAGGCATCAACAAGGTGCTGCCGGCATGGCGGGCCGCCGCGCTGTTCCAGCTTGGCGAACGCGAGCTGGCTCTGCAGGAAGTCCAACGATTCGTGAATGGCCTGCGTTCATTCTGGGTCGGATCGTCTCCTCCGACGGATGAGGCGGCTGCGCGCTGGGTCATGCAAGCACATCCCATCAGCGTGAAAGAGCGATGGGAAGCCCTGCGCCAAAGCTTGCGTGGCGGAGGGCTTCCTGTCGATGGCATCGTTCACTGA
- a CDS encoding YcaO-like family protein — MSGTVNSMQELFARAASLLLGNALDAASDHEARSVLQALEYEAESASRTDPETTNRAHLLIAASRFARVFELAAPTAPGLISFGAQFDPALADSLHDGSPIIGVSGVGITLQEAFQGCIGEGIEYLSQLLTGTDLLLDLPEGDWRGKLGPNALELVAQLSERRIQPERALSWYRATRLTDGGEVWLPADICLRRPPAHRDFPPPFPLSIGSAAGSSRDAAALHGLLELIERDAASLWWRGGRLARSIPPQHDASAAAEELLQKLRHGVSTPRRTWLLDITTDIGVPCVAAVSCRADGGDFAFGLAARPALEAAVRSAILEMCQGELADVVVAAKRSERGDDALNAQDRIHLHRAAINADQCRLLQPVAEHAVHLSFSATEASVIFRLIVQRLEKLGIDTFCTDLMRERFAVPVIRVIAPGLQLEPSEIITPRLQDMITLTGGGATYTGGVSLI; from the coding sequence GTGAGCGGTACCGTAAATTCGATGCAGGAATTGTTTGCGCGCGCGGCATCGTTGCTTCTTGGCAACGCATTGGATGCCGCCAGCGATCACGAAGCCAGAAGTGTGCTGCAGGCGCTGGAATATGAAGCTGAATCCGCGAGCCGGACCGATCCGGAAACAACGAATCGTGCACATTTACTGATCGCGGCCTCCCGGTTTGCGCGGGTGTTCGAACTGGCGGCGCCCACGGCGCCCGGCCTGATCAGCTTTGGTGCGCAGTTTGATCCGGCGCTTGCTGATTCGTTGCACGACGGAAGCCCCATCATTGGCGTTTCCGGCGTCGGCATCACATTGCAGGAAGCGTTTCAGGGCTGCATTGGCGAGGGAATAGAGTACCTCTCTCAGCTGCTGACCGGAACGGATCTGCTGCTCGATCTCCCTGAGGGCGATTGGCGTGGAAAACTCGGCCCGAACGCGCTGGAGCTGGTGGCGCAGCTCTCGGAGCGTCGTATTCAACCGGAGCGAGCGCTTTCCTGGTACCGTGCAACTCGGTTGACGGATGGTGGCGAGGTGTGGCTTCCGGCGGATATCTGCCTGCGCCGTCCGCCGGCGCACCGCGATTTCCCGCCGCCATTTCCCTTGAGCATCGGTTCGGCCGCCGGATCCTCGCGGGACGCTGCAGCCCTGCACGGCCTGCTGGAATTGATCGAACGCGATGCGGCCAGCCTGTGGTGGCGGGGCGGTCGGTTGGCCCGATCGATTCCGCCGCAGCACGATGCCAGTGCGGCGGCGGAAGAACTATTGCAGAAGCTTCGGCACGGCGTATCGACACCGCGCCGGACATGGCTGCTCGACATCACGACTGACATCGGCGTGCCCTGCGTTGCCGCCGTGTCGTGCCGGGCGGATGGCGGCGATTTTGCCTTCGGCCTCGCCGCGCGTCCCGCGCTCGAGGCCGCAGTTCGCTCCGCGATTCTGGAAATGTGCCAGGGCGAACTGGCCGACGTCGTCGTCGCCGCCAAGCGCAGCGAGCGCGGTGATGATGCGCTCAACGCGCAGGATCGCATCCACCTGCATCGCGCGGCGATCAATGCCGATCAGTGCAGACTGCTGCAACCCGTTGCGGAGCACGCAGTCCATCTGTCCTTTTCCGCAACTGAAGCGAGCGTCATATTTAGACTGATCGTACAGCGTTTGGAAAAACTGGGAATCGATACATTTTGTACCGATCTCATGCGCGAACGCTTCGCCGTGCCGGTGATCCGCGTGATCGCTCCGGGCCTGCAACTCGAGCCATCCGAAATCATCACCCCTCGGCTGCAGGATATGATTACGCTAACCGGAGGCGGCGCAACCTATACCGGGGGCGTTTCTTTGATATAG
- a CDS encoding helix-turn-helix transcriptional regulator produces MATRKSGALDVLVGARIRTFRVNRGMSQAVLAARTGVTHQQLQKYERGTERVGAGRLSRIAAVLDVSVGEFFESSEAGSSGVTLPIRLLTDPGVLRVLKAYARTTNPRVRRCLARLVESIADRSPGAKATVARLEQIDRTEQRRSPSRR; encoded by the coding sequence ATGGCGACGAGGAAGTCCGGCGCGCTCGATGTGCTGGTGGGCGCCAGGATTCGTACGTTTCGGGTCAACCGCGGCATGAGCCAGGCCGTGCTGGCGGCGCGGACCGGCGTTACTCATCAACAGCTGCAGAAATATGAGCGCGGAACCGAACGAGTCGGCGCCGGCCGGTTATCGCGGATCGCCGCCGTGCTGGACGTCTCGGTCGGCGAATTTTTCGAATCTTCCGAAGCGGGATCTTCCGGCGTGACTTTGCCGATACGCTTGCTCACCGATCCGGGCGTCTTGCGCGTGCTCAAGGCCTATGCGCGCACGACCAATCCGCGCGTGCGCCGCTGCCTCGCGAGGCTCGTCGAAAGCATCGCCGATCGATCCCCCGGAGCCAAGGCCACCGTTGCGCGGCTCGAGCAGATCGATCGCACTGAGCAGAGAAGGTCGCCGTCCCGGCGATAG
- the pgm gene encoding phosphoglucomutase (alpha-D-glucose-1,6-bisphosphate-dependent): MTAPNPAAGKPVDPASLVNVPQLVTAYFASKPDLADPTQRVAFGTSGHRGTSLKNSFNENHILATTQAICDHRRETGLTGPLFIGIDTHALAEPALASAVEVFAANGVDIMIDERGGYTPTPVISHAILSYNKGRTSGLADGVVITPSHNPPEDGGYKYNPPHGGPADTDVTGKVEKAANGYMEAGMNGVARVPYQRARKAPSTHLHDYIRPYVADLGNAVDVALIKSAGVKIGIDPLGGAAVHYWAPLIEHYGIDATVVNKAVDPTFRFMTADWDGKIRMDCSSPFAMASLIQMRDRFDVAFANDTDADRHGIVTRTGGLMNPNHFLATAIAYLFAHRPQWGSGAAIGKTIVSSSIIDRVARKLNRKLVETPVGFKWFVEGLGTGGFGFAGEESAGASFLKRDGSVWTTDKDGIVMGLLAAEILGRTGSDPSQLFAALTAELGVPFYERIDVPATPKQKSMLKALGPQQLDLRQLAGDAVTAVRTRAPGNDQSFGGIKVETEAGWFAARPSGTEDVYKIYAESFRDQNHLKAIQQDAQRAIAKAF; encoded by the coding sequence GTGACTGCTCCCAATCCCGCCGCCGGCAAGCCGGTTGACCCTGCTTCCCTCGTCAACGTGCCGCAACTGGTCACGGCCTATTTCGCTTCGAAACCCGATCTGGCCGATCCCACCCAGCGGGTCGCATTCGGGACCTCGGGCCATCGCGGGACGTCGCTGAAGAACTCGTTCAACGAGAACCACATTCTCGCGACGACGCAGGCAATCTGTGACCACCGCCGCGAGACAGGACTGACCGGGCCACTGTTCATCGGCATCGATACCCATGCTCTTGCCGAGCCGGCACTGGCCAGCGCGGTGGAAGTGTTTGCCGCCAACGGCGTCGATATCATGATCGACGAGCGGGGCGGCTACACGCCGACGCCCGTCATTTCGCACGCGATCCTGAGCTACAACAAGGGCCGGACCAGCGGGCTTGCCGACGGTGTCGTCATCACGCCGTCGCACAATCCGCCCGAGGACGGCGGGTATAAGTACAACCCGCCGCATGGCGGTCCCGCCGACACCGACGTGACGGGCAAGGTCGAAAAGGCCGCCAACGGCTACATGGAAGCGGGCATGAACGGCGTCGCGCGGGTGCCGTACCAGCGCGCCCGCAAGGCGCCCTCGACCCACCTGCACGACTACATCCGTCCCTATGTCGCCGATCTCGGCAATGCCGTGGACGTCGCGTTGATCAAGTCAGCCGGCGTCAAGATCGGCATCGATCCGCTCGGCGGCGCCGCCGTTCACTACTGGGCGCCGCTGATCGAGCACTACGGGATCGACGCGACCGTCGTGAACAAGGCGGTCGACCCGACATTCCGCTTCATGACGGCGGACTGGGACGGCAAGATCCGGATGGATTGCTCCTCGCCGTTCGCGATGGCGAGCCTGATCCAGATGCGCGACCGGTTCGACGTCGCCTTTGCCAACGATACCGATGCCGATCGCCACGGCATCGTGACACGCACCGGCGGCCTGATGAACCCGAACCATTTTCTCGCCACCGCGATCGCCTATCTGTTCGCGCACCGGCCGCAATGGGGAAGCGGGGCCGCGATCGGCAAGACCATAGTCTCGAGTTCGATCATCGACCGCGTCGCGCGCAAGCTGAACCGCAAGCTGGTCGAAACGCCGGTCGGCTTCAAATGGTTCGTCGAAGGCCTCGGCACCGGTGGTTTCGGATTTGCGGGCGAGGAAAGCGCCGGCGCCTCGTTCCTCAAGCGCGACGGCTCGGTATGGACGACCGACAAGGACGGCATCGTGATGGGGTTGCTCGCCGCCGAAATCCTGGGGCGCACCGGTAGCGACCCGAGCCAGTTATTTGCGGCGCTGACCGCCGAGCTTGGCGTGCCCTTCTATGAGCGGATCGACGTGCCGGCGACGCCCAAACAGAAGAGCATGCTGAAGGCGCTCGGCCCGCAACAGCTCGACCTGCGCCAGCTCGCCGGCGACGCGGTCACGGCGGTTCGCACCCGGGCGCCGGGTAACGACCAATCCTTCGGCGGCATCAAGGTCGAGACCGAGGCCGGGTGGTTCGCCGCGCGGCCGTCGGGCACCGAAGACGTCTACAAGATCTACGCCGAGAGTTTTCGCGACCAGAATCATCTGAAGGCCATTCAGCAGGACGCCCAGCGCGCCATCGCGAAGGCTTTCTGA